The stretch of DNA ATCCCGCACATCCTCGCCCCTGGAGCCCTCCTGCTGGCCGCCACGGGCCTGTTCGAGCTCTGGCGCCGCAAGGTGCCCGGCGGCGCCGCACCGGACCTCACGGTGCGCAAGGTGACCGCCGAGCTGGTATCGGTGGAGATGGTGCAGGGCCTGCTGATCGTGGCGCTCGCGGTGAGCCCGGCGGTGTTCGCCATGGTGCGCCCCCGCCGCTGGTCCCGGCCCGCCTGGACGGCGGCGGTCGCGACGGTCGCCGCCGGGCTGCTGGTCTCCGAGGACAAGGGCGCCTTCCTCGGCAACTACGTCAACCACGACGGCGCCTACTCCGCGGCCAGCGCCGCCGGCCGGCCGATCCTGCTCGGCAGCGGGTGGTGGATGGCGCTGGCGTGCGTGGCCTACGCCTCGGCGGCACTGCTGGTGGGCTCGGTGGTGGACCGGGTGCGCACCGAGGGCTGGGGCCTGCGCATCCGGCCGGAACTGCTGCTGTTCGCGGTCGCGACCGTCGTCGGCACGCTGATGGAGATCGGCGGGGGCACCGACATCTACGACCGGTACCTGATCCCGATGGCGATCCCCGTCCTGGCCCTGCTGCTGTCCGAACCGCTGCCCGCGCCGGGGGCCCTGCGCGCCCCGCGGCGGATCGCGCCGATCGCCGTCGCCGCCGGCATGGTCGCGGTCACCGGCGCGACGCTGACCGTCAACGCCTTCACCTTCGACACGGCGGTGTGGAACACCGCGAGCCGCATCGTCGCCGCCGGCCAGGCCGGCGCCGAGCACATCGACGCGGGCCTGGTCTGGGACGGGTACCACTCCCCCACGGCGATGTCCGACCACGCGGACCACTCGGTCGACCGGTCCTACTTCGGCGCCCTGGAATATCTGCCGAACCACTTCCCCTGCTACGTGGTTTCGCCCTCTCCGCGCATGGCGGCCGGGTGGTCGCTAGTCTCTGTACAGCACTACAAGACTTACGGGTTTATCGGAGACGCGGCGCTTTATGTGTTCCGTGTAGGGGGGTCTCAGACGTGTTCGTAGCCGATCGTGCTGCCGAGGTTTCCGCAACGACTCCGGGGCAGCGCGGCGGCTTGTGGAGTTCGTTGAGATCGTGGAGTTCGTGGAAGAAGCCTGTCATCGGGGCCGTGGCCCTGGCGGCGGGGGTCACGCTGTCGCTGATGCGGACCAAGGGGTTCGGGGCGACGGACTCCATATGGGCTGAGGATGCGCGGGTCTTCTATCAGGGGACGTTGCAGCACAACTTCGTCGACCTGCTGTTCACCCCGTATAACGGCTACCTGCACTTCGTGCCGCGGGTCCTTATAGAGATCGTCAGGATCTTCCCCCTGGCTTGGGCCGCTTGGGTGATCGCCACTATGGGTGCGCTCATCACGAGCGCATGTGCGCTGCTTATATACCGAGCCTCCAGACGGCATCTACGCTCCCCCGCACTGCGGATAGCAGTGGCAGCCCCTGTGGCACTTCCGTATATAGGGCAGCTGGAGTTGGCGAACAACTTCGCCTGTCTGCACTTCCTGTTCCTCTATACGGCGTTCTGGATGGTGATCTGGAACCCGGTGCGTCGTCGGGCACAGATACTGGCGGCCATCGTGCTGTTCTGCACGGTGGGCAGCGACCCGGTGGCGATGGTGTTCTTCCCGCTCGCGGTACTGCGGTGGCGAACGCTGCGCGGCGTGCGCGGAGCCCTGCCGGCGATCGCCATGGGCGTCGGGATGGTGTTCCAGTCGGTGGGGATCCTCTTCCGGAACGCGCTGACGAGCCGCAATATCTCGCCGCACTACGACCCGGTGTGGGCGGTGCGGGAGTACGTGCAGACCGTTGTCGGGCAGGGGCTGTTCACGGAGCACGCGGACACCCGCGTCGGGATGGTCGTGCAGAGCAAGGATGCGCACTACGTGGCGTGGGCGCTGGCGGGCATGGCGCTGGTGCTGGCGCTGCTGCGGGTGACCCAGCCGAACTGGCCGCTGGTCATGGTCGCACTGGTGCACAGCCTGCTGCTGTTCTGCGGGCTGGCCATGCAGGGTGGCAGCGCGGCCCCGCGCTATGAGCTGCCGGCGATCTGCCTGTTCCTGGTCGCGGTGGCGGGCCTGCTGACGCCGCGCGAGGGCACCGCACTGACGTCACCGCGACTGGTGCCCGCCTACGGAGCGCTGGGGTTGGTGGGGCTGTGCATCTTCGGCGGGTACTCGCAGGACATGCAGTGGCGGGGGAAGGGCCCGTCGTTCGACGCGGAGATCACCAAGGCGTCGGCGGCGTGTAGCAGTCCTGACGCGCGCGAGGCGGAGATCCGGGTGGCACCGGCGTTCGTCACGTGGTCGATGACGGTGCCGTGCGATCTGGTGCGGGGCCGGGATCAGTTCTTTCGCTGAGCGCTGATCCCGCGCTCAGCCCCGCTGGTTCCGCCGCCGCTTCCGCTCCGGATGCACCGTCAGCTCCGCCCCCGTCGGCAAGTACCGCAAGCTGTACTGCTGCGTCACACCATCACGCAGCCCGCGCGCCACCGCGCCGGCGTGCGCGCGCCGGTCGTCCTCGAACAGCACCGCCTGCACCGCCGCGCGTCCCAGGTACAGCACCGCCGTCACGGCCCAGGCCGGTGAGAAGCGCCCCTGCTCCCGCACCGTGATCAGGCCGTTGCGCAGCTGCCAGTAGTCGCGCCAGGCGGCCTTGTGCGTGACCGGCACCCGCATCCCGAAGAACGCGTGGGTGCGCCGCTCGCCGATGGAGTGCGGCAGTTTCAGGCGCTTGTCCTGGACGATGCGCGCGCCGGCGCGCCGGACCCGCAGTGAGTACTCGAGGTCCGCGTAGTCCACGAAGAAGTCCTCGCGGAACTCGCCGACGCGGGCCAGCAGGTCGCGGCGGATCAGCATGCCGGAGGTGATGGAGATGGCCCGGTCCGCAACGTCCTCGTGCCGGCCGGAGAAGGTCTCGTAGAAGCGCTCGTGGACCGGGTCCCACGGGGCCGGGGTCGCGACGCCGATGGTCGGGTCCTTGAAGTGCTCGGCCAGGCGCGGGACCACGTCCGGTGCCAGGACCGAGTCCTGGTCCAGGAAGATGACCGCCTCGACGCCCGCCGACAGGCGCGAGACGCCGAGGTTCAGCGCGTGCGACAGCCCGCGGTTCACGCCGGAGCGCAGCACGGTGACGGTCGCGGTGTCCTCGATCTTCTCCACCACGGA from Catenulispora sp. GP43 encodes:
- a CDS encoding glycosyltransferase — its product is MRIAAVVTAYHPDERLLAVVDSVQESCAEIVVVDNTPEGAASVVEKIEDTATVTVLRSGVNRGLSHALNLGVSRLSAGVEAVIFLDQDSVLAPDVVPRLAEHFKDPTIGVATPAPWDPVHERFYETFSGRHEDVADRAISITSGMLIRRDLLARVGEFREDFFVDYADLEYSLRVRRAGARIVQDKRLKLPHSIGERRTHAFFGMRVPVTHKAAWRDYWQLRNGLITVREQGRFSPAWAVTAVLYLGRAAVQAVLFEDDRRAHAGAVARGLRDGVTQQYSLRYLPTGAELTVHPERKRRRNQRG